One genomic segment of Aythya fuligula isolate bAytFul2 chromosome 5, bAytFul2.pri, whole genome shotgun sequence includes these proteins:
- the AP2A2 gene encoding AP-2 complex subunit alpha-2 isoform X5, with the protein MPAVSKGDGMRGLAVFISDIRNCKSKEAEIKRINKELANIRSKFKGDKALDGYSKKKYVCKLLFIFLLGHDIDFGHMEAVNLLSSNRYTEKQIGYLFISVLVNSNSELIRLINNAIKNDLASRNPTFMGLALHCIANVGSREMAEAFAGEIPKILVAGDTMDSVKQSAALCLLRLYRTSPDLVPMGDWTSRVVHLLNDQHLGVVTAATSLITTLAQKNPEEFKTSVSLAVSRLSRIVTSASTDLQDYTYYFVPAPWLSVKLLRLLQCYPPPEDPAVRGRLTECLETILNKAQEPPKSKKVQHSNAKNAVLFEAISLIIHHDSEPNLLVRACNQLGQFLQHRETNLRYLALESMCTLASSEFSHEAVKTHIETVINALKTERDVSVRQRAVDLLYAMCDRSNAQQIVAEMLNYLETADYSIREEIVLKVAILAEKYAVDYTWYVDTILNLIRIAGDYVSEEVWYRVIQIVINRDDVQGYAAKTVFEALQAPACHENLVKVGGYILGEFGNLIAGDPRSSPLIQFNLLHSKFHLCSVPTRALLLSTYIKFVNLFPEIKTTIQDVLRSDSQLKNADVELQQRAVEYLRLSTIASTDILATVLEEMPPFPERESSILAKLKKKKGPGTVTDLEEIKKERSSDMNGSAEPASVNASAVSTPSPSADLLGLGAAPLTNSAPPPSSSGSLLVDVFSDSASAVAPLAPGSDDNFARFVCKNNGVLFENQLLQIGLKSEFRQNLGRMFIFYGNKTSTQFLNFTPTVICSDDLQPSLNLQTKPVDPTVDGGAQVQQVVNIECVSDFMEAPILNIQFRYGGTFQNLSVKLPITLNKFFQPTEMSSQDFFQRWKQLSNPKQEVQNIFKAKHPMDAEITKAKIIGFGSALLEEVDPNPANFVGAGIIHTKTTQIGCLLRLEPNLQAQMYRLTLRTSKEAVSQRLCELLSEQF; encoded by the exons GAGACAAGGCTCTGGATGgttacagtaagaaaaaatatgtctgcaagctgcttttcatctttctcttggGGCATGACATTGACTTTGGTCACATGGAGGCTGTTAACCTGCTCAGTTCCAATAGatacacagaaaagcaaatt GGATATCTCTTCATCTCCGTACTAGTGAACTCCAACAGTGAGCTGATTCGCTTAATAAACAACGCGATCAAGAATGATCTGGCAAGCCGCAACCCCACCTTCATGGGGCTAGCTCTGCATTGTATTGCTAACGTGGGTAGCCGGGAGATGGCAGAAGCATTTGCTGGAGAAATTCCAAAAATACTTGTAGCTGG AGATACAATGGATAGTGTGAAGCAGAGTGCTGCCTTATGCTTGCTGCGTTTGTATAGAACTTCTCCTGACCTTGTCCCCATGGGAGACTGGACGTCCAGAGTGGTACATCTCCTCAATGACCAGCACTTG ggtGTGGTTACTGCAGCTACAAGTCTGATCACCACTTTGGCACAGAAGAACCCAGAAGAGTTTAAAACTTCTGTCTCCTTGGCGGTGTCTAGATTAAGCAGA ATTGTAACTTCTGCATCAACAGATCTTCAGGACTATACATATTACTTTGTTCCTGCTCCTTGGCTATCTGTGAAACTTCTGAGGCTCTTACAGTGCTATCCACCTCCAG AAGACCCTGCGGTACGTGGTCGTCTCACAGAATGCCTGGAAACTATTCTTAACAAAGCACAGGAGCCACCAAAGTCAAAGAAAGTACAACACTCAAATGCGAAGAATGCTGTGCTGTTTGAGGCGATAAGTTTAATTATACATCATGACAG TGAGCCAAATCTACTAGTCCGTGCCTGTAACCAGCTAGGTCAGTTCTTGCAGCACCGAGAAACTAATTTGCGTTACCTAGCACTGGAAAGCATGTGCACGCTTGCCAGCTCTGAATTCTCACATGAGGCTGTGAAAACACACATAGAAACTGTTATCAATGCATTAAAG ACTGAAAGAGATGTGAGCGTACGACAAAGAGCTGTAGATCTCCTGTATGCAATGTGTGACCGAAGCAATGCCCAACAGATTGTGGCTGAAATGCTGAATTATTTGGAGACTGCTGATTATTCCATTAGAGAAGAAATT GTACTGAAAGTTGCAATTCTAGCTGAGAAGTATGCAGTGGATTATACCTGGTATGTGGATACAATATTGAATCTGATTCGCATTGCCGGTGACTATGTCAGTGAAGAAGTATGGTACCGAGTTATTCAGATTGTCATCAACCGAGATGATGTTCAAGGGTATGCAGCAAAGACCGTTTTTGAG GCCCTTCAAGCTCCAGCATGCCATGAGAATCTTGTGAAAGTAGGTGGCTACATCTTGGGAGAATTTGGAAATCTGATAGCAGGTGATCCAAGATCAAG TCCCCTTATCCAATTCAACTTGCTACATTCCAAGTTTCATCTGTGCAGTGTTCCTACCCGAGCTCTGCTTCTGTCTACCTACATCAAGTTTGTGAACCTGTTTCCAGAAATCAAAACTACAATTCAAGATGTATTGCGCAGTGACAGTCAGCTAAAGAATGCAGATGttgagctgcagcagagagctgttGAGTATTTGAGGCTCAGTACTATTGCCAGTACTGATATATTG GCTACAGTGCTAGAAGAAATGCCTCCCTTTCCAGAGAGGGAATCTTCTATTTTGGCTAAACTCAAGAAGAAGAAAGGTCCAGGCACAGTTACTGACCTGGAAGAGATCAAaaaggagaggagctctgatATGAATGGAAGTGCTGAACCTGCCTCAGTCAATGCCAGTGCTGTT TCTACTCCTTCTCCATCTGCGGATCTGCTGGGTCTGGGTGCAGCCCCTCTCACCAATTCAGCTCCCCCACCTTCCTCTAGTGGTAGCCTCCTGGTGGATGTATTTTCAGATTCAGCTTCTGCTGTTGCACCTCTTGCTCCTGGTTCTGACGACAACTTTGCGAG GTTTGTGTGTAAAAATAACGGAGTCTTATTTGAAAATCAATTGCTACAAATTGGATTGAAATCTGAATTTCGACAGAACCTGG gacGTATGTTCATATTCTATGGTAATAAGACATCAACACAGTTCTTGAATTTTACTCCAACAGTAATCTGCTCAGATGACCTTCAGCCAA GCCTGAATCTTCAGACAAAGCCTGTTGACCCCACAGTGGATGGAGGTGCACAGGTTCAACAGGTTGTGAACATTGAATGTGTGTCAGACTTCATGGAAGCTCCAATCCTGAACATTCAATTCAG GTACGGGGGAACATTCCAAAATCTTTCAGTAAAATTACCCATCACGCTGAATAAATTTTTTCAGCCAACAGAGATGTCTTCTCAAGACTTTTTCCAGCGTTGGAAGCAGCTGAGCAA TCCTAAACAAGAAGTACAGAATATCTTTAAAGCAAAACACCCAATGGATGCAGAGATCACAAAAGCAAAG ATAATTGGCTTTGGATCGGCCCTACTTGAGGAGGTCGATCCCAATCCTGCTAACTTTGTTGGTGCTGGTATCATACATACAAAAACTACTCAGATTGGATGCTTGCTGCGCCTTGAACCCAACCTCCAGGCACAG aTGTATAGGCTCACACTACGAACAAGTAAAGAAGCTGTATCTCAGAGATTATGTGAATTGCTGTCAGAACAGTTTTAA
- the AP2A2 gene encoding AP-2 complex subunit alpha-2 isoform X3 — protein MPAVSKGDGMRGLAVFISDIRNCKSKEAEIKRINKELANIRSKFKGDKALDGYSKKKYVCKLLFIFLLGHDIDFGHMEAVNLLSSNRYTEKQIGYLFISVLVNSNSELIRLINNAIKNDLASRNPTFMGLALHCIANVGSREMAEAFAGEIPKILVAGDTMDSVKQSAALCLLRLYRTSPDLVPMGDWTSRVVHLLNDQHLGVVTAATSLITTLAQKNPEEFKTSVSLAVSRLSRIVTSASTDLQDYTYYFVPAPWLSVKLLRLLQCYPPPEDPAVRGRLTECLETILNKAQEPPKSKKVQHSNAKNAVLFEAISLIIHHDSEPNLLVRACNQLGQFLQHRETNLRYLALESMCTLASSEFSHEAVKTHIETVINALKTERDVSVRQRAVDLLYAMCDRSNAQQIVAEMLNYLETADYSIREEIVLKVAILAEKYAVDYTWYVDTILNLIRIAGDYVSEEVWYRVIQIVINRDDVQGYAAKTVFEALQAPACHENLVKVGGYILGEFGNLIAGDPRSSPLIQFNLLHSKFHLCSVPTRALLLSTYIKFVNLFPEIKTTIQDVLRSDSQLKNADVELQQRAVEYLRLSTIASTDILATVLEEMPPFPERESSILAKLKKKKGPGTVTDLEEIKKERSSDMNGSAEPASVNASAVSTPSPSADLLGLGAAPLTNSAPPPSSSGSLLVDVFSDSASAVAPLAPGSDDNFASPDLASSEVVSEEPADTVHDADELFHKFVCKNNGVLFENQLLQIGLKSEFRQNLGRMFIFYGNKTSTQFLNFTPTVICSDDLQPSLNLQTKPVDPTVDGGAQVQQVVNIECVSDFMEAPILNIQFRYGGTFQNLSVKLPITLNKFFQPTEMSSQDFFQRWKQLSNPKQEVQNIFKAKHPMDAEITKAKIIGFGSALLEEVDPNPANFVGAGIIHTKTTQIGCLLRLEPNLQAQMYRLTLRTSKEAVSQRLCELLSEQF, from the exons GAGACAAGGCTCTGGATGgttacagtaagaaaaaatatgtctgcaagctgcttttcatctttctcttggGGCATGACATTGACTTTGGTCACATGGAGGCTGTTAACCTGCTCAGTTCCAATAGatacacagaaaagcaaatt GGATATCTCTTCATCTCCGTACTAGTGAACTCCAACAGTGAGCTGATTCGCTTAATAAACAACGCGATCAAGAATGATCTGGCAAGCCGCAACCCCACCTTCATGGGGCTAGCTCTGCATTGTATTGCTAACGTGGGTAGCCGGGAGATGGCAGAAGCATTTGCTGGAGAAATTCCAAAAATACTTGTAGCTGG AGATACAATGGATAGTGTGAAGCAGAGTGCTGCCTTATGCTTGCTGCGTTTGTATAGAACTTCTCCTGACCTTGTCCCCATGGGAGACTGGACGTCCAGAGTGGTACATCTCCTCAATGACCAGCACTTG ggtGTGGTTACTGCAGCTACAAGTCTGATCACCACTTTGGCACAGAAGAACCCAGAAGAGTTTAAAACTTCTGTCTCCTTGGCGGTGTCTAGATTAAGCAGA ATTGTAACTTCTGCATCAACAGATCTTCAGGACTATACATATTACTTTGTTCCTGCTCCTTGGCTATCTGTGAAACTTCTGAGGCTCTTACAGTGCTATCCACCTCCAG AAGACCCTGCGGTACGTGGTCGTCTCACAGAATGCCTGGAAACTATTCTTAACAAAGCACAGGAGCCACCAAAGTCAAAGAAAGTACAACACTCAAATGCGAAGAATGCTGTGCTGTTTGAGGCGATAAGTTTAATTATACATCATGACAG TGAGCCAAATCTACTAGTCCGTGCCTGTAACCAGCTAGGTCAGTTCTTGCAGCACCGAGAAACTAATTTGCGTTACCTAGCACTGGAAAGCATGTGCACGCTTGCCAGCTCTGAATTCTCACATGAGGCTGTGAAAACACACATAGAAACTGTTATCAATGCATTAAAG ACTGAAAGAGATGTGAGCGTACGACAAAGAGCTGTAGATCTCCTGTATGCAATGTGTGACCGAAGCAATGCCCAACAGATTGTGGCTGAAATGCTGAATTATTTGGAGACTGCTGATTATTCCATTAGAGAAGAAATT GTACTGAAAGTTGCAATTCTAGCTGAGAAGTATGCAGTGGATTATACCTGGTATGTGGATACAATATTGAATCTGATTCGCATTGCCGGTGACTATGTCAGTGAAGAAGTATGGTACCGAGTTATTCAGATTGTCATCAACCGAGATGATGTTCAAGGGTATGCAGCAAAGACCGTTTTTGAG GCCCTTCAAGCTCCAGCATGCCATGAGAATCTTGTGAAAGTAGGTGGCTACATCTTGGGAGAATTTGGAAATCTGATAGCAGGTGATCCAAGATCAAG TCCCCTTATCCAATTCAACTTGCTACATTCCAAGTTTCATCTGTGCAGTGTTCCTACCCGAGCTCTGCTTCTGTCTACCTACATCAAGTTTGTGAACCTGTTTCCAGAAATCAAAACTACAATTCAAGATGTATTGCGCAGTGACAGTCAGCTAAAGAATGCAGATGttgagctgcagcagagagctgttGAGTATTTGAGGCTCAGTACTATTGCCAGTACTGATATATTG GCTACAGTGCTAGAAGAAATGCCTCCCTTTCCAGAGAGGGAATCTTCTATTTTGGCTAAACTCAAGAAGAAGAAAGGTCCAGGCACAGTTACTGACCTGGAAGAGATCAAaaaggagaggagctctgatATGAATGGAAGTGCTGAACCTGCCTCAGTCAATGCCAGTGCTGTT TCTACTCCTTCTCCATCTGCGGATCTGCTGGGTCTGGGTGCAGCCCCTCTCACCAATTCAGCTCCCCCACCTTCCTCTAGTGGTAGCCTCCTGGTGGATGTATTTTCAGATTCAGCTTCTGCTGTTGCACCTCTTGCTCCTGGTTCTGACGACAACTTTGCGAG CCCTGACCTGGCTTCATCTGAGGTAGTTTCTGAGGAACCAGCTGATACTGTGCATGATGCTGATGAGCTTTTTCACAA GTTTGTGTGTAAAAATAACGGAGTCTTATTTGAAAATCAATTGCTACAAATTGGATTGAAATCTGAATTTCGACAGAACCTGG gacGTATGTTCATATTCTATGGTAATAAGACATCAACACAGTTCTTGAATTTTACTCCAACAGTAATCTGCTCAGATGACCTTCAGCCAA GCCTGAATCTTCAGACAAAGCCTGTTGACCCCACAGTGGATGGAGGTGCACAGGTTCAACAGGTTGTGAACATTGAATGTGTGTCAGACTTCATGGAAGCTCCAATCCTGAACATTCAATTCAG GTACGGGGGAACATTCCAAAATCTTTCAGTAAAATTACCCATCACGCTGAATAAATTTTTTCAGCCAACAGAGATGTCTTCTCAAGACTTTTTCCAGCGTTGGAAGCAGCTGAGCAA TCCTAAACAAGAAGTACAGAATATCTTTAAAGCAAAACACCCAATGGATGCAGAGATCACAAAAGCAAAG ATAATTGGCTTTGGATCGGCCCTACTTGAGGAGGTCGATCCCAATCCTGCTAACTTTGTTGGTGCTGGTATCATACATACAAAAACTACTCAGATTGGATGCTTGCTGCGCCTTGAACCCAACCTCCAGGCACAG aTGTATAGGCTCACACTACGAACAAGTAAAGAAGCTGTATCTCAGAGATTATGTGAATTGCTGTCAGAACAGTTTTAA
- the AP2A2 gene encoding AP-2 complex subunit alpha-2 isoform X2, with translation MLTTIKQKACYSAALYCLTFLNKTGATLTFCKGKSKEAEIKRINKELANIRSKFKGDKALDGYSKKKYVCKLLFIFLLGHDIDFGHMEAVNLLSSNRYTEKQIGYLFISVLVNSNSELIRLINNAIKNDLASRNPTFMGLALHCIANVGSREMAEAFAGEIPKILVAGDTMDSVKQSAALCLLRLYRTSPDLVPMGDWTSRVVHLLNDQHLGVVTAATSLITTLAQKNPEEFKTSVSLAVSRLSRIVTSASTDLQDYTYYFVPAPWLSVKLLRLLQCYPPPDPAVRGRLTECLETILNKAQEPPKSKKVQHSNAKNAVLFEAISLIIHHDSEPNLLVRACNQLGQFLQHRETNLRYLALESMCTLASSEFSHEAVKTHIETVINALKTERDVSVRQRAVDLLYAMCDRSNAQQIVAEMLNYLETADYSIREEIVLKVAILAEKYAVDYTWYVDTILNLIRIAGDYVSEEVWYRVIQIVINRDDVQGYAAKTVFEALQAPACHENLVKVGGYILGEFGNLIAGDPRSSPLIQFNLLHSKFHLCSVPTRALLLSTYIKFVNLFPEIKTTIQDVLRSDSQLKNADVELQQRAVEYLRLSTIASTDILATVLEEMPPFPERESSILAKLKKKKGPGTVTDLEEIKKERSSDMNGSAEPASVNASAVSTPSPSADLLGLGAAPLTNSAPPPSSSGSLLVDVFSDSASAVAPLAPGSDDNFASPDLASSEVVSEEPADTVHDADELFHKFVCKNNGVLFENQLLQIGLKSEFRQNLGRMFIFYGNKTSTQFLNFTPTVICSDDLQPSLNLQTKPVDPTVDGGAQVQQVVNIECVSDFMEAPILNIQFRYGGTFQNLSVKLPITLNKFFQPTEMSSQDFFQRWKQLSNPKQEVQNIFKAKHPMDAEITKAKIIGFGSALLEEVDPNPANFVGAGIIHTKTTQIGCLLRLEPNLQAQMYRLTLRTSKEAVSQRLCELLSEQF, from the exons GAGACAAGGCTCTGGATGgttacagtaagaaaaaatatgtctgcaagctgcttttcatctttctcttggGGCATGACATTGACTTTGGTCACATGGAGGCTGTTAACCTGCTCAGTTCCAATAGatacacagaaaagcaaatt GGATATCTCTTCATCTCCGTACTAGTGAACTCCAACAGTGAGCTGATTCGCTTAATAAACAACGCGATCAAGAATGATCTGGCAAGCCGCAACCCCACCTTCATGGGGCTAGCTCTGCATTGTATTGCTAACGTGGGTAGCCGGGAGATGGCAGAAGCATTTGCTGGAGAAATTCCAAAAATACTTGTAGCTGG AGATACAATGGATAGTGTGAAGCAGAGTGCTGCCTTATGCTTGCTGCGTTTGTATAGAACTTCTCCTGACCTTGTCCCCATGGGAGACTGGACGTCCAGAGTGGTACATCTCCTCAATGACCAGCACTTG ggtGTGGTTACTGCAGCTACAAGTCTGATCACCACTTTGGCACAGAAGAACCCAGAAGAGTTTAAAACTTCTGTCTCCTTGGCGGTGTCTAGATTAAGCAGA ATTGTAACTTCTGCATCAACAGATCTTCAGGACTATACATATTACTTTGTTCCTGCTCCTTGGCTATCTGTGAAACTTCTGAGGCTCTTACAGTGCTATCCACCTCCAG ACCCTGCGGTACGTGGTCGTCTCACAGAATGCCTGGAAACTATTCTTAACAAAGCACAGGAGCCACCAAAGTCAAAGAAAGTACAACACTCAAATGCGAAGAATGCTGTGCTGTTTGAGGCGATAAGTTTAATTATACATCATGACAG TGAGCCAAATCTACTAGTCCGTGCCTGTAACCAGCTAGGTCAGTTCTTGCAGCACCGAGAAACTAATTTGCGTTACCTAGCACTGGAAAGCATGTGCACGCTTGCCAGCTCTGAATTCTCACATGAGGCTGTGAAAACACACATAGAAACTGTTATCAATGCATTAAAG ACTGAAAGAGATGTGAGCGTACGACAAAGAGCTGTAGATCTCCTGTATGCAATGTGTGACCGAAGCAATGCCCAACAGATTGTGGCTGAAATGCTGAATTATTTGGAGACTGCTGATTATTCCATTAGAGAAGAAATT GTACTGAAAGTTGCAATTCTAGCTGAGAAGTATGCAGTGGATTATACCTGGTATGTGGATACAATATTGAATCTGATTCGCATTGCCGGTGACTATGTCAGTGAAGAAGTATGGTACCGAGTTATTCAGATTGTCATCAACCGAGATGATGTTCAAGGGTATGCAGCAAAGACCGTTTTTGAG GCCCTTCAAGCTCCAGCATGCCATGAGAATCTTGTGAAAGTAGGTGGCTACATCTTGGGAGAATTTGGAAATCTGATAGCAGGTGATCCAAGATCAAG TCCCCTTATCCAATTCAACTTGCTACATTCCAAGTTTCATCTGTGCAGTGTTCCTACCCGAGCTCTGCTTCTGTCTACCTACATCAAGTTTGTGAACCTGTTTCCAGAAATCAAAACTACAATTCAAGATGTATTGCGCAGTGACAGTCAGCTAAAGAATGCAGATGttgagctgcagcagagagctgttGAGTATTTGAGGCTCAGTACTATTGCCAGTACTGATATATTG GCTACAGTGCTAGAAGAAATGCCTCCCTTTCCAGAGAGGGAATCTTCTATTTTGGCTAAACTCAAGAAGAAGAAAGGTCCAGGCACAGTTACTGACCTGGAAGAGATCAAaaaggagaggagctctgatATGAATGGAAGTGCTGAACCTGCCTCAGTCAATGCCAGTGCTGTT TCTACTCCTTCTCCATCTGCGGATCTGCTGGGTCTGGGTGCAGCCCCTCTCACCAATTCAGCTCCCCCACCTTCCTCTAGTGGTAGCCTCCTGGTGGATGTATTTTCAGATTCAGCTTCTGCTGTTGCACCTCTTGCTCCTGGTTCTGACGACAACTTTGCGAG CCCTGACCTGGCTTCATCTGAGGTAGTTTCTGAGGAACCAGCTGATACTGTGCATGATGCTGATGAGCTTTTTCACAA GTTTGTGTGTAAAAATAACGGAGTCTTATTTGAAAATCAATTGCTACAAATTGGATTGAAATCTGAATTTCGACAGAACCTGG gacGTATGTTCATATTCTATGGTAATAAGACATCAACACAGTTCTTGAATTTTACTCCAACAGTAATCTGCTCAGATGACCTTCAGCCAA GCCTGAATCTTCAGACAAAGCCTGTTGACCCCACAGTGGATGGAGGTGCACAGGTTCAACAGGTTGTGAACATTGAATGTGTGTCAGACTTCATGGAAGCTCCAATCCTGAACATTCAATTCAG GTACGGGGGAACATTCCAAAATCTTTCAGTAAAATTACCCATCACGCTGAATAAATTTTTTCAGCCAACAGAGATGTCTTCTCAAGACTTTTTCCAGCGTTGGAAGCAGCTGAGCAA TCCTAAACAAGAAGTACAGAATATCTTTAAAGCAAAACACCCAATGGATGCAGAGATCACAAAAGCAAAG ATAATTGGCTTTGGATCGGCCCTACTTGAGGAGGTCGATCCCAATCCTGCTAACTTTGTTGGTGCTGGTATCATACATACAAAAACTACTCAGATTGGATGCTTGCTGCGCCTTGAACCCAACCTCCAGGCACAG aTGTATAGGCTCACACTACGAACAAGTAAAGAAGCTGTATCTCAGAGATTATGTGAATTGCTGTCAGAACAGTTTTAA
- the AP2A2 gene encoding AP-2 complex subunit alpha-2 isoform X6: MPAVSKGDGMRGLAVFISDIRNCKSKEAEIKRINKELANIRSKFKGDKALDGYSKKKYVCKLLFIFLLGHDIDFGHMEAVNLLSSNRYTEKQIGYLFISVLVNSNSELIRLINNAIKNDLASRNPTFMGLALHCIANVGSREMAEAFAGEIPKILVAGDTMDSVKQSAALCLLRLYRTSPDLVPMGDWTSRVVHLLNDQHLGVVTAATSLITTLAQKNPEEFKTSVSLAVSRLSRIVTSASTDLQDYTYYFVPAPWLSVKLLRLLQCYPPPDPAVRGRLTECLETILNKAQEPPKSKKVQHSNAKNAVLFEAISLIIHHDSEPNLLVRACNQLGQFLQHRETNLRYLALESMCTLASSEFSHEAVKTHIETVINALKTERDVSVRQRAVDLLYAMCDRSNAQQIVAEMLNYLETADYSIREEIVLKVAILAEKYAVDYTWYVDTILNLIRIAGDYVSEEVWYRVIQIVINRDDVQGYAAKTVFEALQAPACHENLVKVGGYILGEFGNLIAGDPRSSPLIQFNLLHSKFHLCSVPTRALLLSTYIKFVNLFPEIKTTIQDVLRSDSQLKNADVELQQRAVEYLRLSTIASTDILATVLEEMPPFPERESSILAKLKKKKGPGTVTDLEEIKKERSSDMNGSAEPASVNASAVSTPSPSADLLGLGAAPLTNSAPPPSSSGSLLVDVFSDSASAVAPLAPGSDDNFARFVCKNNGVLFENQLLQIGLKSEFRQNLGRMFIFYGNKTSTQFLNFTPTVICSDDLQPSLNLQTKPVDPTVDGGAQVQQVVNIECVSDFMEAPILNIQFRYGGTFQNLSVKLPITLNKFFQPTEMSSQDFFQRWKQLSNPKQEVQNIFKAKHPMDAEITKAKIIGFGSALLEEVDPNPANFVGAGIIHTKTTQIGCLLRLEPNLQAQMYRLTLRTSKEAVSQRLCELLSEQF, encoded by the exons GAGACAAGGCTCTGGATGgttacagtaagaaaaaatatgtctgcaagctgcttttcatctttctcttggGGCATGACATTGACTTTGGTCACATGGAGGCTGTTAACCTGCTCAGTTCCAATAGatacacagaaaagcaaatt GGATATCTCTTCATCTCCGTACTAGTGAACTCCAACAGTGAGCTGATTCGCTTAATAAACAACGCGATCAAGAATGATCTGGCAAGCCGCAACCCCACCTTCATGGGGCTAGCTCTGCATTGTATTGCTAACGTGGGTAGCCGGGAGATGGCAGAAGCATTTGCTGGAGAAATTCCAAAAATACTTGTAGCTGG AGATACAATGGATAGTGTGAAGCAGAGTGCTGCCTTATGCTTGCTGCGTTTGTATAGAACTTCTCCTGACCTTGTCCCCATGGGAGACTGGACGTCCAGAGTGGTACATCTCCTCAATGACCAGCACTTG ggtGTGGTTACTGCAGCTACAAGTCTGATCACCACTTTGGCACAGAAGAACCCAGAAGAGTTTAAAACTTCTGTCTCCTTGGCGGTGTCTAGATTAAGCAGA ATTGTAACTTCTGCATCAACAGATCTTCAGGACTATACATATTACTTTGTTCCTGCTCCTTGGCTATCTGTGAAACTTCTGAGGCTCTTACAGTGCTATCCACCTCCAG ACCCTGCGGTACGTGGTCGTCTCACAGAATGCCTGGAAACTATTCTTAACAAAGCACAGGAGCCACCAAAGTCAAAGAAAGTACAACACTCAAATGCGAAGAATGCTGTGCTGTTTGAGGCGATAAGTTTAATTATACATCATGACAG TGAGCCAAATCTACTAGTCCGTGCCTGTAACCAGCTAGGTCAGTTCTTGCAGCACCGAGAAACTAATTTGCGTTACCTAGCACTGGAAAGCATGTGCACGCTTGCCAGCTCTGAATTCTCACATGAGGCTGTGAAAACACACATAGAAACTGTTATCAATGCATTAAAG ACTGAAAGAGATGTGAGCGTACGACAAAGAGCTGTAGATCTCCTGTATGCAATGTGTGACCGAAGCAATGCCCAACAGATTGTGGCTGAAATGCTGAATTATTTGGAGACTGCTGATTATTCCATTAGAGAAGAAATT GTACTGAAAGTTGCAATTCTAGCTGAGAAGTATGCAGTGGATTATACCTGGTATGTGGATACAATATTGAATCTGATTCGCATTGCCGGTGACTATGTCAGTGAAGAAGTATGGTACCGAGTTATTCAGATTGTCATCAACCGAGATGATGTTCAAGGGTATGCAGCAAAGACCGTTTTTGAG GCCCTTCAAGCTCCAGCATGCCATGAGAATCTTGTGAAAGTAGGTGGCTACATCTTGGGAGAATTTGGAAATCTGATAGCAGGTGATCCAAGATCAAG TCCCCTTATCCAATTCAACTTGCTACATTCCAAGTTTCATCTGTGCAGTGTTCCTACCCGAGCTCTGCTTCTGTCTACCTACATCAAGTTTGTGAACCTGTTTCCAGAAATCAAAACTACAATTCAAGATGTATTGCGCAGTGACAGTCAGCTAAAGAATGCAGATGttgagctgcagcagagagctgttGAGTATTTGAGGCTCAGTACTATTGCCAGTACTGATATATTG GCTACAGTGCTAGAAGAAATGCCTCCCTTTCCAGAGAGGGAATCTTCTATTTTGGCTAAACTCAAGAAGAAGAAAGGTCCAGGCACAGTTACTGACCTGGAAGAGATCAAaaaggagaggagctctgatATGAATGGAAGTGCTGAACCTGCCTCAGTCAATGCCAGTGCTGTT TCTACTCCTTCTCCATCTGCGGATCTGCTGGGTCTGGGTGCAGCCCCTCTCACCAATTCAGCTCCCCCACCTTCCTCTAGTGGTAGCCTCCTGGTGGATGTATTTTCAGATTCAGCTTCTGCTGTTGCACCTCTTGCTCCTGGTTCTGACGACAACTTTGCGAG GTTTGTGTGTAAAAATAACGGAGTCTTATTTGAAAATCAATTGCTACAAATTGGATTGAAATCTGAATTTCGACAGAACCTGG gacGTATGTTCATATTCTATGGTAATAAGACATCAACACAGTTCTTGAATTTTACTCCAACAGTAATCTGCTCAGATGACCTTCAGCCAA GCCTGAATCTTCAGACAAAGCCTGTTGACCCCACAGTGGATGGAGGTGCACAGGTTCAACAGGTTGTGAACATTGAATGTGTGTCAGACTTCATGGAAGCTCCAATCCTGAACATTCAATTCAG GTACGGGGGAACATTCCAAAATCTTTCAGTAAAATTACCCATCACGCTGAATAAATTTTTTCAGCCAACAGAGATGTCTTCTCAAGACTTTTTCCAGCGTTGGAAGCAGCTGAGCAA TCCTAAACAAGAAGTACAGAATATCTTTAAAGCAAAACACCCAATGGATGCAGAGATCACAAAAGCAAAG ATAATTGGCTTTGGATCGGCCCTACTTGAGGAGGTCGATCCCAATCCTGCTAACTTTGTTGGTGCTGGTATCATACATACAAAAACTACTCAGATTGGATGCTTGCTGCGCCTTGAACCCAACCTCCAGGCACAG aTGTATAGGCTCACACTACGAACAAGTAAAGAAGCTGTATCTCAGAGATTATGTGAATTGCTGTCAGAACAGTTTTAA